A stretch of Fulvia fulva chromosome 4, complete sequence DNA encodes these proteins:
- a CDS encoding Short chain dehydrogenase citE — translation MPLFPSPTSKFHDNTYPSLPPRRPKPSAEGKSNLVTGGGTGIGAETARHFAEAGAARVALLGRRKQPLLDTKTSIEQKFPGTSVFVVSADVTKKQQVDDAFDEHAKAEKIDVVVSNAAMTGPIEPVGGVGSEAFMDAIDFNRRGSLYVAQAFLRHASVNATAIEINSSAAHVSFGPGVASYSVAKLAVFRLWDTITVSNPNISVFHVQPGVVDTDMDKAVGGVAAVGHEDHVSLPASFNVWLASPEAQRLARESRSSIPFRGKYLWANWDVNELKTRTEEIRDSEFLSIGLVR, via the exons ATGCCTCTTTTCCCGTCTCCGACCTCCAAATTCCACGACAACACTTATCCTTCTCTTCCTCCCCGCCGACCTAAGCCCTCTGCGGAAGGCAAATCAAACCTCGTAACAGGCGGCGGCACCGGAATTGGTGCAGAAACAGCTCGCCACTTCGCCGAAGCAGGAGCAGCTCGAGTCGCCTTGCTCGGACGCCGCAAGCAGCCACTCCTCGACACCAAGACTTCAATCGAACAGAAGTTTCCAGGCACCTCCGTCTTCGTAGTCTCCGCCGATGTGACAAAGAAGCAGCAAGTCGACGATGCCTTTGATGAACACGCCAAGGCTGAGAAGATCGATGTCGTAGTCAGTAACGCGGCAATGACTGGTCCAATTGAGCCTGTCGGCGGTGTCGGCAGCGAGGCATTCATGGACGCCATCGACTTCAATCGGCGAGGTTCGTTGTACGTTGCGCAGGCCTTCCTTCGTCATGCATCGGTAAATGCAACCGCTATCGAAATCAACAGTTCAGCTGCTCATGTCAGCTTCGGCCCTGGCGTCGCATCTTACAGTGTCGCCAAGCTGGCAGTGTTCCGGTTGTGGGACACCATCACTGTCTCCAATCCAAACATCAGTGTCTTTCACGTCCAGCCCGGAGTCGTGGATACCGACATGGACAAAGCGGTAGGGGGTGTTGCTGCTGTTGGTCACGAGGACCATG TGTCTCTTCCAGCAAGCTTCAACGTCTGGCTCGCGAGTCCAGAAGCTCAACGTCTGGCTCGCGAGTCCAGAAGCTCAATTCCTTTTCGAGGCAAGTACTTGTGGGCAAACTGGGATGTCAATGAACTCAAGACTCGCACGGAGGAGATCCGGGACAGCGAGTTCTTGTCGATTGGCCTCGTAAGGTGA